The Pyxidicoccus sp. MSG2 DNA segment AGCAGCCGCTGCCCGCAGACATGTCGACGCCCCCTGGCCGGGACCAGGGACGGCAGACTCCGTCCGTGCGCGGCCTTCCGGCGCTGACGGTGGTGGCCCACCCGCAGCTCCAGCGCGTCGGAGACCAGTTGTTGCTGGAGACGCTGGTCACCGACGGCAGGCCCGTGCCGCTGTCGCGCAATGCGCCGGACTTCGCGCGCCCCGGCGGCCTGCTGTCCATGCCGCTCGGGGACCCGTTCATCAGCCGCACGCCCATCCAGCTCGAGCCCGGGCCGCGAGGCGGCGTGCGCCTGCGGGTGCCCGAGGACGCGACGCAGGTTCGCGTGGCCTGGGAGCCCGTCACCGGTGTCCGCGACTTCTCCCCCGAGGAGCTCACGCTCGGCGTGCCGCTCGTGCTCGCCGACCGTGTGGTGTTGCTGCTCCACAAGACGTCGCCTAGCCAGGCCACGGGGCCGGAGGACCTGGGCATCGTGGGGCAGGGTGAGGGCATCCGCCAGGTGCGCGACGACATCGCCCGCGTCGCCGACCTGAACGTCCCCGTGCTCATCCGTGGCGAGACGGGTACCGGCAAGGAACTGGTGGCGCGCGCCATCCACGAGCGGGGCCCTCGTCGCGCCGCCCCCTTCGTCAGCGTCAACCTGGGCGCGCTGGCGAAGGAGCTTGCCGCCGCCGAGCTGTTCGGCGCGCAGCGCGGCGCTTACACCGGCGCCACGAAGGACCGGGAGGGCTTCGTGCGCGCCGCCCACGGAGGAACGCTCTTCCTCGACGAGGTGGGCGAGGCCCCTCCCGAGGTGCAGGTCGCCCTGCTTCGAGTGCTGGAGACGGGCGAGGTCTTCCCCGTGGGCGGCCACGAGCCCGTCCGCGTCGATGTTCGGCTCGTCTCCGCCACCGACGCCGACCTGGAGGCGCGCATCCAGGAGCGGCTCTTCAAGGCCCCGCTGCTACACCGGCTCGCCGGCTTCGAAATCCAGATGCCTTCGCTGCGCGCGCGCCGTGAGGACATCGGCCCGCTCTTCCTGCACTTCGCCCGGCAGGAGCTGGAGGCCACGGGCGAGGCCGGACGGCTGTCGTCCTCGGAGCCTCGCACCCAGCCGTGGCTGCCCGCGGCCCTGGCCGTGCGGCTGGTGCGCTACGCGTGGCCCGGCAACGTGCGGCAGTTGCGCAATGTCGCGCGGCAGCTCGTCATCGGCAGCCGCGGAATGCCGCGCCTGCGCGCTGACACGCGCCTGGAGCAGACGCTCGACGCCGACGCCCTGCCCGTGCCCGGCGCTCCCCTGGACGTGCCCGTGCCGCCCGCCGCCCCGGACGTCCCCGAGGTGAAGACCTCGCGGCGCAAGCCCGCGGAAGTGGGGGAGCAGGAGCTGCTGGAGGCCCTGCGCGCCTGCTCGTGGGACCTCAAGGCCACCGCGGACTGGCTGGGCATTCCCCGTCCGTCCGTCTACGTGCTCATCGACAAGAGCTCGCTGATTCGCACCGCACGGGACTTGAGCGCGGAGGAAATCACCCGCTGCTTCCAGGAGTGCGGCGGAGACCTCGACCAGATGGTGCAGCGGCTGGAGGTGTCCAAGCGCGCCCTCCAGCGCCGCGTGCGCGAGCTGGGCCTGGACGCGTGACACGTCAAGGCGGGGCCCGATGCGCTGGATGACGTGTCCACCGGGCGCCCTCGCGGCCGCGTCACCGTGGCTCCCGAGGGCGATTGCCACTGGTACAATGCCTGCAATATCGCGGTGAACACGTTCGTCAGACCCCGAGTGGGGAGGAGCCACGGCCCATGGGCAGCATCACCATCCACATCCGTCTCAACGAGGACATTCGCTACACCCCGAGTCCCCTCGTCCGGCAAGGCGACGCGGTGACGTTCAAGCTCGAAGACGTCCCCTATGCGGCCGAGGTGCGGTTCCCCGACGGCACCTGCCTCAGCACGCCGGGGCCCTACGAGCTGGATGGCAACTCGCTGTTGCTGTCGTCGTCCCTGCAAACCGTCGCTGCGACCGCCGCCGAGGGGCAGTACCCCTTCACGGTGACCATCTTCGACGGCAGCAGCACCTCGACCTCGCTCAGGGTGGGCGGGCAGCATGAGGTGAAGAAGGGCGGCATCGACGTGTCGACGGAGCCGCCCAAAGACCCCGAGAAGAAGTAGCGGCGTCGGTCAGGGCGTGGGAGGGCCCGCCAGCCGCTCCGGTGACGGAGGGAGCAGGCCCTGCCATGCGGGCACGAGGTGCGGGTTGTGGGCCAGGGCCCCCTCCAGGTCCTCCCGCGCCTCGTTGCTCCACGCCTGCCGTTGTTCGGCGGGCGCGCTCGTCCGGGCCAGTGCCAGCAGCAGGCTGGCGCGCAGCACCCGCGCCCGTGTCCAGCGGGGTCGCGCGGCCAGCACGTTCCCGGCCAGCTCCAGGCCTCGCTGCAACGCCGGGGTCGAATCTCCGCCCTGGCGCTCCTTCCACTCCGCCCACTGACGATGGAAGTGCCCGGCGGCCAGCCGGTAGTCCAGCTGCGCGGGTGCCAGCTCCAGCGCTTGTCGGAAGGCCGCTTCCGCCTCCTCGAAGTCCGCGTCCCGGGCCGAGCCTTGCCGGGCCAGCCACCGGGCCCGCACGGCACGTGCCTCGCCGAGGTACCGCCACGCGCTGCCCAGGCGCGGGTTCAGCGCATGCGCGCGCGCCAGCGCCTCCTCGGCGCGGGCCACGTCGCGCCGCGGGTCTCCTCCACGCTCCTGTGTCCACGTGGCATTCACGCCGTGCGCTCGCGCGAGGTTGGCCCAGAGGTCGGCATCGTCGGGCATCAGCTCGAGCGCGTGCGCGTAGGCCTCCACGGCCGCGCGGACGCTCGCCCCCGGGTCTTCGCGCTGGGCGAGCTGGAACGTGGCGCGCATGGCCCAGACCTCACCCAGGTTGTTGTAGCCGTAGGCCTGCTGCGGGGCCACCGTCCGCGCCTGCTCGAAGGCCCGCTGGGCCGCGGCGAGCAGGGGCTCGGGGTCGCCGCCGTCCTCCCAGTGCAGCTCCGCCTGCGACAGCAGCGTCGAGCCCAGCCCGTTGTGCAACTGCGGAAGCTTCGCGTTGACGGTCAGTCCCTGGCGGTAGAGCGCCTGCGCCTTCTCCAGGTCCGGGCCGGGGTCCTCGCCCCGGTCCAGGTGCCAGCGCGCGAGCTGCTCGGAGACGTCCGCGCCCTGGAAGCAGGCCGCGATGTTGCGTGGGTTGAGGGCCAGGGCCCGCTCGAGCGCCTCCCGCGCCCGCGTCAGGTCGCCCGGCGCATCCGGCGCGTGGGGATGCGCGGCCCGCTTGCCCAGGGCACTCCCCAGGTTGATCCACGCATCCGGATATTGCTCTCGCAGGCGGATGGCCGCGCGGTACTCCCCGATGGCCCGGTCCTGGTGGGCGAGCGGGTCCTCTCCGTGCTCGGCCTCGTAGTCGGCCCACACCTGGTACGTCAGGCCGAGGTTGATGTGGAAGGAGTAGTCACGCTCCTCGGGGAGGAGGCGCTCGAAGGACTCGATGGACAGCCGGAGCTGCTCCCGAGGGTCCTGTCCCTGCCGCTGCCGGTGTCGCGCCCAGACCCGGTACGTCAGGGCCAGCTCCAGTGGCACGCGGGCTCCGGGAGTCGCCACCGCCTGCGCGGCGCTCGCGGCGTCGATGCCCTTCTGCAACAGCGGCTCCACGTCCGTGCTCCCCTTCAGGATGCGCTGCTCCGCGAGCCGGCGGTGGAACCTCGCCATCCCCATCAGCGCGCGGACGTCGTCTGGCGCTGCCGCGAGCGCACGCGACATGGACTCCAGCCCACGCTCGTAGGGAGGCAGGACGTTGCCTTCGCCATACTGCTCCATGACGAGCGCGGCCAGCTCCAGCCGTCCCAGTGCGTAGTGCGCGGCGGGCTGGCTGTCGGCGATGGTGATGGCGGTGGCGTAGGCCTGGCGCCCGGCGTCCAGGTCCACCTGCGAGCCGGCGCCGTCGCCCGTGTTCCAGCGCTGCGTGGCCCGGGCGAGGAGGACGTCGCCGCGCAGCAGCGGCGCCTCGTAGAACCACGGCTGCGCGCGCCCCATCGCGTCCAGGTGCGCCAGCGCCTCCTCGTGGCGGTCCTCGTAGAAGGCGAACAGCGCCCGCACGTAGAGGGGCGGGGCGGGGACGTCCGGCCCTTCCGCCTGGCGGAGGTACACGAGCGCCGGGTCCCTGTAGCGCTGCTCCAGTTCGCGGCGGCGGGCCTCGCGCGCCTCGGGAGTGCGGCGCTCCACGTCCAGGAGGAGCTGCTCGCGGTACTGCTCTCCCAGCACCCACGCGAGCGCCCAGGCCACGCGGGGCTCGCGGAAGCCGAGCGCCCAGGCGGACTCGAGCCGCTTGCGCGCGCCCTCGCGGTCGTCCAGCACGAGCAGCGCGCGACCCATCGCGTACTGGCCGGGGCCCCGCGCCTGCGGCCCGGCCTCGCGCACCTCGTCCTCCAGCGCGTCCATGCTCGCGCGCAGCGCCCGCCGGTCCTCGCGCGTGTCGTGCAGCGGTGAGAGCGCGGAGTAGCGCGCCGAGGCTTCGATTCGCTCCACGCGCTCGGTGAAGCGGCGA contains these protein-coding regions:
- a CDS encoding sigma-54-dependent transcriptional regulator, coding for MPTKQPLPADMSTPPGRDQGRQTPSVRGLPALTVVAHPQLQRVGDQLLLETLVTDGRPVPLSRNAPDFARPGGLLSMPLGDPFISRTPIQLEPGPRGGVRLRVPEDATQVRVAWEPVTGVRDFSPEELTLGVPLVLADRVVLLLHKTSPSQATGPEDLGIVGQGEGIRQVRDDIARVADLNVPVLIRGETGTGKELVARAIHERGPRRAAPFVSVNLGALAKELAAAELFGAQRGAYTGATKDREGFVRAAHGGTLFLDEVGEAPPEVQVALLRVLETGEVFPVGGHEPVRVDVRLVSATDADLEARIQERLFKAPLLHRLAGFEIQMPSLRARREDIGPLFLHFARQELEATGEAGRLSSSEPRTQPWLPAALAVRLVRYAWPGNVRQLRNVARQLVIGSRGMPRLRADTRLEQTLDADALPVPGAPLDVPVPPAAPDVPEVKTSRRKPAEVGEQELLEALRACSWDLKATADWLGIPRPSVYVLIDKSSLIRTARDLSAEEITRCFQECGGDLDQMVQRLEVSKRALQRRVRELGLDA
- a CDS encoding serine/threonine-protein kinase, coding for MHAVGRENELLEEELLLALDEGLVSHEEAAALREEALRLERGPLQLLRERGRLTEDTLHLLREELTPRARADGGDTDSGGVQPEEADTLTPPTPGAPGEVVAVGAVGLPDFPVPEWERYQPVRFLGQGGMGQVFLAYDPMLRRNVALKFVRGAHPEQARRFLSEARAQARVRHERVCEVYEVGEVSGRGYIAMRYVDGRTLGQLAGTLTLEQKVLVLRQAAEGVHAAHRAGLIHRDIKPGNIVVERTEDGGLSPFVMDFGLAREGRDEGGASHQVLGTPHYMAPEQARGEVSRLDRRVDVYALGATLYLLLTGRPPFPGDTEAEVLTRLQTEEPPPPRTLDADIPEDLEAIVLKCLEKERPARYDSARALAEDLGRFLEGEPVLARRGLGYRLRRKARKHRVALALGAAALTVVTLALGQAVLARSEVAERERLARRFTERVERIEASARYSALSPLHDTREDRRALRASMDALEDEVREAGPQARGPGQYAMGRALLVLDDREGARKRLESAWALGFREPRVAWALAWVLGEQYREQLLLDVERRTPEAREARRRELEQRYRDPALVYLRQAEGPDVPAPPLYVRALFAFYEDRHEEALAHLDAMGRAQPWFYEAPLLRGDVLLARATQRWNTGDGAGSQVDLDAGRQAYATAITIADSQPAAHYALGRLELAALVMEQYGEGNVLPPYERGLESMSRALAAAPDDVRALMGMARFHRRLAEQRILKGSTDVEPLLQKGIDAASAAQAVATPGARVPLELALTYRVWARHRQRQGQDPREQLRLSIESFERLLPEERDYSFHINLGLTYQVWADYEAEHGEDPLAHQDRAIGEYRAAIRLREQYPDAWINLGSALGKRAAHPHAPDAPGDLTRAREALERALALNPRNIAACFQGADVSEQLARWHLDRGEDPGPDLEKAQALYRQGLTVNAKLPQLHNGLGSTLLSQAELHWEDGGDPEPLLAAAQRAFEQARTVAPQQAYGYNNLGEVWAMRATFQLAQREDPGASVRAAVEAYAHALELMPDDADLWANLARAHGVNATWTQERGGDPRRDVARAEEALARAHALNPRLGSAWRYLGEARAVRARWLARQGSARDADFEEAEAAFRQALELAPAQLDYRLAAGHFHRQWAEWKERQGGDSTPALQRGLELAGNVLAARPRWTRARVLRASLLLALARTSAPAEQRQAWSNEAREDLEGALAHNPHLVPAWQGLLPPSPERLAGPPTP